The DNA region ATAGATTTCTAGGTCTTTAACTTTCTCATTGCCTCCCGCATCAAAAGTCCTGATCCATGAAGCAGAGACAAAAGGAATTGTGAGAATGAGCAAAAGTGCGATAAGCTTTTTCATAATCTCACCAAACTTCGTATTAGAAGTAAAAATCTTTAAACTTTTTGATGGTTTTAAAACTAAAAAAGTTGAGTTCAGGGAACGGCAAAGCCCAATCCCTTTAAAATCATCCTCAAAGCGAGGATCAGCATGACCCCGGCGAATGCCCTCTTTAAGCTGCTCGCTTTAGTCCTCTTTGCCACTCTTGCCCCTATTTGCGCACCAACGATAAGGCCCGGAACCAATAACACGAGCCAGCTGAGCTCGACATTGCCCAAGAGATAGTGCTTCGTTGCTCCGCTCAAAGCTGTGAAAACGATGGCAAAGCTTGAAGTTGCAACGGCATAGTGAATCGGCAGGCCGAGGTAAGTGAGAAATGGAACGTTTATTATACCTCCTCCAACACCCAAGAGGCCTGAGGCTATACCAGCGAAGAAGCCCCCAATGGGCACGAGATTATAGTTAACCTCAACGTCCTCAAGCTTAATTTCACTCGGCTCCACTGTTTTTTTCCTATAAATCCTGACTGCTACGATTATGAGCACTGCTCCAAAGATAGTCTTAAGCTGGGCAGGGTTTAGGAAGGAGGTTAGCCAAGCACCGATATAGGCACCAACCACGGCAGGAATGGCTAAGAGAATGCCCACTTTATAGTGAATCCTCTTTTGCCTCGAGTAGGCGATAGCCGAAGAAAGTGAAGTAAACACAACGGCCGCGGAAGATGTTCCAACGGCGTGATGGATTTCAACACCCAAGAGGTTGAGAGTCGGGACTATCAAAAACCCTCCGCCAAGTCCGAACATAGCAGCCAATATTCCTATGAATATACCAACGAAAAAGTAAGACGCGTATTTAAGCACTCAATCACCCCCCTAGAGTTCAAACGCCATTGCTTCAATAAGCTTTATTAAAGCCTCCAAGTCCGTTAA from Palaeococcus pacificus DY20341 includes:
- a CDS encoding sulfite exporter TauE/SafE family protein encodes the protein MLKYASYFFVGIFIGILAAMFGLGGGFLIVPTLNLLGVEIHHAVGTSSAAVVFTSLSSAIAYSRQKRIHYKVGILLAIPAVVGAYIGAWLTSFLNPAQLKTIFGAVLIIVAVRIYRKKTVEPSEIKLEDVEVNYNLVPIGGFFAGIASGLLGVGGGIINVPFLTYLGLPIHYAVATSSFAIVFTALSGATKHYLLGNVELSWLVLLVPGLIVGAQIGARVAKRTKASSLKRAFAGVMLILALRMILKGLGFAVP